The nucleotide window CTTCCGGCTCTCGACGCTGAGCAGGTCGGGCAGCAGCGAGCGGGCCAGCGCCACGTCGATGGTCCGTTGGTGGAACGAGGAGAAGGCGGAGAGACGGGTGAGCGCCCCCTCCAGTTCGCGGACGTTGCTGGTGATCCTGCTGGCCAGAAGCTCGCACAGCTCATCGGAGATCTGGATGCCGGCCAGCTCCGCTTTGCTGTAGAGGATGGCGATGCGGGTCTCCATGTTCGGTGGCTGGACATCGGCCACCAGCCCCCAGTTGAAGCGCGACCTGAGCCGCTCCTCCAGGTGCCGGAGCGCACCGGGGGGCTGATCGGAGGTGAGCAGGATCTGTTTGTTGGCCTTGTGCAGCGTGTCGAAGGTGTGGAAGAACTCCTCCTGGGTGCTCTCCTTGCCGGCGATGAACTGGACGTCGTCGATGATCAGGACGTCCACCTCGCGGTAGCGGCGGCGGAACTCCTCGTTGCTCCGGGTACGGATGGCGAACAGCAGGCGGTTGGTGAAGAGCTCGCCGGAGAGGAAGGCGATGCGCGCCTTCGGGTCGCGTTCGTGGATGCGGTTGGCCACCGCGGTGATCAGGTGGGTCTTGCCCAGGCCCACCCCGCCGTAGATGTAGAGCGGGTTGTAGCGGCTGCCCGGATGGTCGGCGACGGCGATGCTGGCCGCGTGGCAGAACTCGTTGCTCGGGCCGACGATGAAGTTCTCGAACCGGAAGCGG belongs to Zetaproteobacteria bacterium and includes:
- the dnaA gene encoding chromosomal replication initiator protein DnaA, with the translated sequence MTLGLCCDQGWEELSRELERTSSPSKFDAWVRNISTEYRDGRLTIVIPSRFFLDGFKREFHERIEQLIPKYFPAGTRLDYRVDPSSIPSPAVESGSEKQQMQPQWQSRFRFENFIVGPSNEFCHAASIAVADHPGSRYNPLYIYGGVGLGKTHLITAVANRIHERDPKARIAFLSGELFTNRLLFAIRTRSNEEFRRRYREVDVLIIDDVQFIAGKESTQEEFFHTFDTLHKANKQILLTSDQPPGALRHLEERLRSRFNWGLVADVQPPNMETRIAILYSKAELAGIQISDELCELLASRITSNVRELEGALTRLSAFSSFHQRTIDVALARSLLPDLLSVESRKVTVEQIQEQVADFYNIRTSDLRGKSRRKNIVLPRQIAMFICKEMTTLSLPEIADHFGGRDHTTVLYAVRKISTMRKEDHDFMVETDRIMARIKGQ